Sequence from the Cuniculiplasma divulgatum genome:
AAGGGAGAGATGGAGGCAGATAGTCACAGAGGGGACCAGGGGTCTTGGCTTCTACCTTGCCACGATTGATCCCGGGGTCTCCTCGGAGCAGCTTGCCGAGATGATGTCGCACAGGATATACATGGTCGTCCCGCATGCCCTGAAGATGGAAAAGTATAACGGCAGGGAGAACGTTATCTCGTTCATGGAGTTCTTCCGGGACCATCTTGATCCCAGGATGGAGGTCTGGAGAAGGAAGGGGGTCATTTGAGCGGATTCACATTCATCGATCTTTTTGCCGGGATAGGCGGATTCAGGGTGGCACTTCAGGAACTCGGCGGAACGTGCGTCTTCTCATCCGAGTGGAACAGGTTCTCGAGGGAGACATACAGGGCCAACTTCGGTGAGGAACCGGCCGGTGACATAACCCGGATAGACGAGAGGACCATACCGGACCATGACATCCTTGCCGCCGGATTCCCCTGCCAGCCATTCTCAATTGCTGGCGTCTCCAAGAAGAACAGCCTGGGGAGACCCCACGGCTTTCTGGACGAGCTGCAGGGCAACCTGTTCTTTGACATAGCCCGGATAATTGCCGCAAAGCGGCCGAAGGCATTCATCCTTGAGAACGTGAAGAACCTGGTGCACCACGACCGCGGGAGAACGTTCAGGATCATAAGGAACACACTCACGGCCGAACTGGGCTATGTGATATTCTGGAGGATCGTTGACGCCTCCGCGTACGTCCCCCAGCACAGGGAGAGAACAATTATCGTGGGATTCAGGGGGGACCTCTACCCGGACCCGCAGTTCACGTTCCCCGATCCGCCGGCTCATGGCCCGGCACTGGCCCGCATACTGGAACAGAACCCGGATCCGAAGTACACACTGTCCGATCATCTGTGGGAGTACCTGCAGAACTATGCAGAAAAGCACAGGGCAAAGGGCAACGGCTTTGGGTACGGCCTTGTGGACCCCGGGAGGGACAGGATAACCAGGACTCTCAGCGCAAGGTACCACAAGGACGGATCCGAGATACTCATCAGGCAGGAGGGCCGGAATCCCAGGAGGCTGACCCCGGGGGAGTGCAGGAGACTCATGGGCTTCCCGGACTGGTTCACTGTCCCGGTGTCGGACACACAGGCCTACAGGCAGTTCGGCAATGCTGTGGTTCCGGCGGTCGTAAGGGCGGTTGCTGAGAAGGTTCTGGAGGTGATGGGAAACGGACAGGATATCCGGGGAGAGAAGAAGCTGGAACATGTCCAGAATACGCAGCAGTGACACCTCAATAGAGCTTGCCGTGAGAAAATATCTTTTCTCGGCGGGGTTCAGGTACAGGCTGCACTATCCGCTTCCCGGAAAACCGGACATTGTTTTCCCCGGAAAGAGGATTGCAGTTTTCGTCAACGGCTGCTTCTGGCACATGCACGGGTGCCGCCTTTCAAAGATGCCATCCACCAGAATGGATTTCTGGAAAGTCAAGCTCGAGAGAAACAGGGAGAGGGATGCTGAGGTTTCAGCACTGCTCACGGGCAGGGGCTGGACGGTGGTGACACTGTGGGAATGTGAAATCCGTGACGGCCCTGAGCCGGCGCTGGCACGGCTTGTATCCATTCTGTCCCGGTACGGGGCGTCACAGCCGGATCATGCGTGCACAGGGTGATAGTTTTATAAACTCTGCCGCATGAATAATTCATGCCTGATGACATAGTGCTGACTGATCAGCAGGAACGTGCTGCGGGGCATGAGATGGGGAGACTCAGGGTCATTGCATGCCCCGGATCGGGAAAGACCGAGATTATTGCCCGCAGAATTGCAAATCTGATAAAGAATGGAAGCCCGCCTCAGGGCATAGCCGCCATAACATTCACCGAGAAGGCCGCCGGTGAGCTGAAGCTGAGGATCAGAAAAATCCTGGATTCAGAGTTTCCCCAGAGGGCTGATTTTGGTGACCTGTTCATCGGCACCATACATGCCTTCTGTCTGGAGATGCTGAGGGAGATGGATCCTGTTTACAGGACATATGATATACTTGACGGGCCCAGGAGGGTGGCATTCCTGGCAAAATACGGAAACTACTACCATAATATAGGGCTGGTAAGGCTCGAAAAAAAACACGGTCTCAGATTTTACCAGACCGTAAGGCAGTTCATGCGGAGTGCTGACATAATGCTTACGGAAAGCATAAATCCGGATAATCTTACAGACACCAGCTTTGCCGAAGTCTTCAGGAACTACATCAGCGAGCTTGACGCCCAGAGATACTTTGATTTCCCGTCCATAATCAGCAGGCTGGTCAGCACACTTGAAGGCGACAGGGGGAAACTGGATCTCATAGAACACAGAATCCGCCACGTGATTGTCGACGAGTTCCAGGACGTTGATCCGCTGCAGGGAAAGCTTCTTGACATAATTTCGGAAAGGGCTCAGTCCGTGGCCGTTGTGGGGGACGACGATCAGGGGATATACCACTGGAGGGGGACTGACGTGAGCATTATCATTGATTTCGGATCAGAGACCAAAGGCGCGTGCACCGATGTGAAGCTGGAGACAAATTTCCGCAGCACTCCTGAAATAGTTGATCTGGCCTCGGTCTTCATCTCCAACAATCGGAGAAGACTCAGCAAGGCTATGAAATCCAATCCCAAGCTGGCAAGGAGATACGAGCCTGGCGACATTCAGGCGGGAATGTTCGGGAACGAGGAGGAGGAGCTTGATTTCATCGTTGGCAGGATGAGGGAACTGCATGAAACCGATTTCACTGACCGGAGAAACATACCGTTCTCCATCTCATGGTCTGACATGGCTGTTCTTACAAGGACCAACAGCTGGGCATCCAAGATTATTGACAGGCTTGAGAGGGGGGGCATACCGGCAGTCGCATCAAGCGGGGAGAGCATATTTGAAAGGCCCGAGGTCCAGTTTGCACTTGACTGTCTGTCCTATGTCTTCAGGACCGAAAGGTTTGGACGTGACGGCAGAATCCTGCCTGACGCCAAGTACCTCAGGAACTCCTATTCCGCAATTTTTCCGCGGGAAAGGTTTAGCCCAGCTGATCCGTCCCTATTTGTCAGGAATATTGAACAAATAAGGGGGGACATGATCAGACTGTCGGAGAAGGATGATAAGGATTACCTGCCCGGTCTTGGTCTCCAGGAGATATACCACAGGATCCTTCAGGCGGCCGGTGCGGACAGGTTTGATTTCGGCGAGGTGTACAGCTACAACCTGGCGGCACTCAGCCAGGCCGTTTCAGACTACGAATCTGTATGGGTCAGGCTCCGGGCATCGGAAGTGAAATATTTTTTCAATTTCGTGAGTGCCTACGGCGATGACGCATACCAGGACCCGAGACACAGCGATCAGGGTCTTGTGGACGCGGTGAGGATAATGACAATACACAAAGCTAAAGGACTGGAGTTTCCGGTAGTTTTCATTCCGGATTTCGTTGATAAACGTCGTCCCAATGAAACGCAGACATTTGTCGACAGAAATCTTTACAATAGTGACAGGTACAGGGGAGGGGAAGAGGATGAGCGGAGAGTGTACTACACAGCACTGACAAGGTCAGAGAAATACATCTTTATGACGGGATCCCGTACTGTGCCAGACAGGAAAAAACCCAGGGATATGCACCGGTTTCTGGGAGAAATGCCTGCAAAATATGTGTCCGGGGCGTCGATGCTTTCCAGAAGCAGGAGCGGTTACCCGCCGAGACTCAGAGCCACAGGCGAATATGAGACATCCTACAGCGAGATGATAAGCTATCTGCGCTGCCCTGAAGACTTCCTACTGAGGAACATATACGGGTTCAATGCGGGAGTTCCGGCAGCATTTGGATACGGGACAAACATCCACAATGTTCTGAACATGATTCACCGCCAGTACATCAGAGAGGGGAGAGTCCCGGATGAAAAGGAGATAGAAAGCATCACGCAGAGGATGTTCAGACTCCGATATGCAACGCGGGAAATGGAGAGGAACATGATGGAGTCTGCAATAAAGGTCATACAGCGCTACGTGAAGATTCACAGCAGGGACTTCTCACGGATTCTTGAAACAGAGAAGAGATTCGAGTTTGTACTTGACAGTGCTCTCATAAACGGCCAGATTGACCTTTTAAAGAAGCTGGACAGTGACGGGGCAATAAAGCAGGTGGAAATAATTGACTTCAAGACGGAAAAACTTGACGGAGCTTACTCCGCCGATTATGAGAGACAGCTCCGGTACTATGCAATAGCGTGCCTTGAATCGCTGAACATGAAACCTGAAAAGGCCTTTGTGCATCATCTTGATCAGGATGATCCCTCCAAAGCCTTCACGGAGGTTGACATTTCAGAACCAAGGCTTCAGGCCGCCAAGAATGAGATTAAAACAGTGGTTTCAAAAATAACCGGCAGGGAGTTCCCCCCATCACCTTCGTCCTCAAAGTGCGCTGAATGCGACTATAATAGAATATGCAGCTATGGGGCCAGATCATGACTGACGCGAAGTTTTGCCGCCCCAATAGGCAGTCCGGAAAATTACTGGGGTACTAGCTGATGGATTTCCGGGTCTTGCGTGGATTATGGTATGCGGGAAGGAGAGAACCAATTTTGAGTCAAATAAGCAAATGCGGATTAATCTCCCAATTCTTGGCGCGTAACTTATTTTTCTTTATGTTTTCTGAATGGGGGTATCTCTAGATGGAAGCATCTTAAATCCAAAGAGTTTGAGGCGTAAAACAGTGAAATGTTCTTTAAATTTACCTTGGAGTCACAATTTCAGTAGAAAATTCAACGAGCTATGGCCGCTCACTGAATAGGGACTTCTTTAGTGCCCGTTCATTGCACAAATGTTAAACTTTAGAATATGCGAAAACTAAATGATAAATATTGTCATGCTATCATAAAAAAACTTATATCTTTCCTATGAGTAAGACATGGCATAAACGTGGTAATTATTGATAAATCCTAATGACACAGATATAGAGAATGTAAGAAATCTGGAAAAATCCCTCAAATCTCAAATAAGTAAACTAGAAAACCTGAGGGAAGAAGTCAGAAAACTAAAATTTGTTCCAATAGATCCAATCGGTTCATACATATCTGTAACTTACAAAGCCATAGACGGCGGAAAGATGAAAATTTCCTTTGAACCACTCGAAATAGATTTGATTGAAGTAGCCGATTCCTATGGCAATCTCAAGATGAAGTTTGTTTTACCCAAAGAATCTGATGAAAGTGATGAAAAGGAAAGCGATGTAATAGGAGAGGGCAATTTCCTTGATGAGGATCCAATTGTTAGAAAATTTCTGGATATGCTTGGGAAGAAAAGTGTTCAGGAAATCTCTGAAATATTGAATCAGTCTGATACTTATATGGAGTTGTCCGAATGGGCCTGTATCTTTGAAAGAATTGCAAATTCGAGCGATGATCCAATAATACTGATGAGGGATGGCCTCCTTAGGACAAAGAAGATCAAAGCCGAACTCATACCTAATCTCTGGGACATTCTGAAAGAGAAAAAGAGACTTGTTAGATTGGTTGGTGTTTCTAAATCCTCCAAGGTGATGACCTTGCTGTCAACGGCCATATCCATGGAGCATGTCTTCCCAATCAATTCAATAGGTTACGTTAAAATTCCAAGAAATCTGGAAGTAAGAGCGTATAGGTGGTCTGGCAAGGGTAAAATTTCTGAAACGAAAAATAAGATATACTATGCATTTGGCGATTTGTATATTGCAAAATTATCTAGAAACAGTAACCTCCTTGTTACAGTTGAAATTCCACGAGATTTAAAAAATGACAAAGAAATATATTCCGAGCGGGAAATTACCGAGCTGATGGCACACTTAGCAAAGGATTCTGCTTATTCTTATCCTGTACTTGGGTATCCGCAGACAATAATGAAGGCACACGAGGCAGCTGCTAGAGTTGGGTTCCCTGCTTCTGTTGTTAGAGACAAGATCATGGACAAACTTAAGGAAATGCTGGATGCGGAAGGAAGGGATTTCATGAGAGATGCTAGTGTGCTTACAGAATTCGTTAACAAGGGAGTATTAGGGGGTGGTTACATTGATGAATAACGGTAACGTAATGGGTGTTTTCATTGGATTAGAGAGTGCAACTTATGAATATATAGCAAATATTATTGCTCCTTATCAGGCCAACTTTGTATTAGAAATTGGGGATTTTCTTCTCATAGAAAACATGGGGACATATATTGTTTCCCGGGTTACTGAATATAGACCAACTGGCGAATTGACCGCTTTTATGGGTCAAAAATGGCTTGGAGATGTGGCAAACAACTTAGATGCCATTGGGATGGATATAAAAGAAAAGAAAATCAGATATGCAGTCCGGATTAAAATACTCGGAACGCTGGATCGGCAAAGTTTTAGACCAGGCGTTACAAGGATACCCAATATAACGAGTAAGGTGTATAAACCTTCTAAAGACCAGCTCTCAGAAATAATCGAAACGGTAAATCGTTTGCAGTCCAATGGTAGGGAGATAGGCTCACTTTATTCTGATAAAGATATTAAAATTAAATTCAACATCTCGGAACTTAATTCCAAGCGTACATTTGTATTTGCCAGGGCCGGATATGGAAAAAGTAACCTTATGAAACTTATATCTAGCGGCTGGCCAAAGGGCGAAGGTGGTCTTGTTATATTTGACCCTGAGGGCGAATATGCAGTGACTGACAATAAACAAAGGCCTGGAATTATGGACCATAGGGAAGCGATCCTCATTACCAACAGGAGAGTTGACACCACGCTTCGAAATGTTTATCCCTACATGAAGCTCAATTTACGCGAGTTTGACCCAAAATTCATCCTTCCAATCATAGTCAATCCCTCAAAACATGAAACCGTGTTCTTTTCAAAATTAATGGGAATGGAAAATGAGGAGTGGGGAAATCTTGTTGATTTACTCTTTAGGGATGGCTGGAGGGCAGATTTAGCCGAGGTCGCTAGAATTGTCACAGGTAGCGATGAAGATCCTGGAAATTTCCAGCCAGTCCTAAACAATCTGGTTTCACCTATCCGTAGTTTACATAATCCTGACTCTCATCTGATGGCTATCATTACAGAAGCGATGCGCAGAGAAGAAGTTGTAATTGTGGACATCTCGTTACTGGATAGCAGGACTGCCTTGCAGCTAAGCTCAATGGTTGTGAAATCAATATTTGATCATAATCAGCGTCACTTTACAGACCAAGCCAAAAGCTTAATCAAAGCAACTTTTGTGGTTGAAGAAGCTCAGTCTGTGATAGGGCAGGATTCCAATTACACTTCATTCATAGAATTGGCCAAGGAAGGGAGAAAATATGGATTGGGCGGTATTTTCATAACACAACAGCCAGGTAGCATTCCATTTGAAATACTTAGCCAGGCGGATAATTTCTTCGTATTCCACCTCATAAGCAGAAGTGATTTAGAGAGTTTAAGACGTGCCAATGCGCACTATTCTGACGATATATTAACACAGATTTTGAGTGAGCCTATTCCTGGTAAATGTTATATGTGGACCTCATTTCAACCATTTGTCTTGCCTCTATCTGTAAACAACTTTGAGGAGGTGGTGGAACCAAACAGAAGCACTGAAGTCCAAAAAGATTCTGATCTGCTGTCTAATATTCAGTCAGTGACGCAAAATCGCAACGGAAATCCAGTGTTTGCATCTATTATTTCAAAATACAATGCAGTGGAAAAAGATATGGCCGGATTAGAAATAAATAGAAGAACTATCGAACTTTTTAACAGACTTGATGAACGCGAGAAGGCATATTTAAGAGAAGAGGGGCAAATTCAATCCAGGACTAAAGACAATGTTGAGTTTGCTGTTAAAACTAGATATTATAATTCCTTGGGGAAATAAGTATTGAATAGTTCTGAGAGCATAGAAAAGTTTAGGCCTGAGGATCCCTTAGGCGTAATTATGCAAACTGAGTTGTGTCAATGCAAGAATCAGAGTTATGGGCAGCCAATTTCGAATCTTAAAGAGCTGATTCTGTCGCACCTCACAAAAATTGGCTTTATGATAACTGATAAGGGTCAATTATCTCTGCCAAAAGACAAATCATACGTGAGAGAGGCTCATCAAGCTGCTGTAAGCATATCTATTAACAAAAACAGACATATGATTCTGAAACATGAGTTAGAATTTATTGACAAATACTTAATTGACGGTAAATCCCTCGATGTGGCCAAGATAGAACCAAAATTTATGCTGGTTGACAAGGAAAATACAAATTTAT
This genomic interval carries:
- a CDS encoding ATP-dependent DNA helicase; translated protein: MPDDIVLTDQQERAAGHEMGRLRVIACPGSGKTEIIARRIANLIKNGSPPQGIAAITFTEKAAGELKLRIRKILDSEFPQRADFGDLFIGTIHAFCLEMLREMDPVYRTYDILDGPRRVAFLAKYGNYYHNIGLVRLEKKHGLRFYQTVRQFMRSADIMLTESINPDNLTDTSFAEVFRNYISELDAQRYFDFPSIISRLVSTLEGDRGKLDLIEHRIRHVIVDEFQDVDPLQGKLLDIISERAQSVAVVGDDDQGIYHWRGTDVSIIIDFGSETKGACTDVKLETNFRSTPEIVDLASVFISNNRRRLSKAMKSNPKLARRYEPGDIQAGMFGNEEEELDFIVGRMRELHETDFTDRRNIPFSISWSDMAVLTRTNSWASKIIDRLERGGIPAVASSGESIFERPEVQFALDCLSYVFRTERFGRDGRILPDAKYLRNSYSAIFPRERFSPADPSLFVRNIEQIRGDMIRLSEKDDKDYLPGLGLQEIYHRILQAAGADRFDFGEVYSYNLAALSQAVSDYESVWVRLRASEVKYFFNFVSAYGDDAYQDPRHSDQGLVDAVRIMTIHKAKGLEFPVVFIPDFVDKRRPNETQTFVDRNLYNSDRYRGGEEDERRVYYTALTRSEKYIFMTGSRTVPDRKKPRDMHRFLGEMPAKYVSGASMLSRSRSGYPPRLRATGEYETSYSEMISYLRCPEDFLLRNIYGFNAGVPAAFGYGTNIHNVLNMIHRQYIREGRVPDEKEIESITQRMFRLRYATREMERNMMESAIKVIQRYVKIHSRDFSRILETEKRFEFVLDSALINGQIDLLKKLDSDGAIKQVEIIDFKTEKLDGAYSADYERQLRYYAIACLESLNMKPEKAFVHHLDQDDPSKAFTEVDISEPRLQAAKNEIKTVVSKITGREFPPSPSSSKCAECDYNRICSYGARS
- a CDS encoding very short patch repair endonuclease; the protein is MSRIRSSDTSIELAVRKYLFSAGFRYRLHYPLPGKPDIVFPGKRIAVFVNGCFWHMHGCRLSKMPSTRMDFWKVKLERNRERDAEVSALLTGRGWTVVTLWECEIRDGPEPALARLVSILSRYGASQPDHACTG
- the dcm gene encoding DNA (cytosine-5-)-methyltransferase, coding for MSGFTFIDLFAGIGGFRVALQELGGTCVFSSEWNRFSRETYRANFGEEPAGDITRIDERTIPDHDILAAGFPCQPFSIAGVSKKNSLGRPHGFLDELQGNLFFDIARIIAAKRPKAFILENVKNLVHHDRGRTFRIIRNTLTAELGYVIFWRIVDASAYVPQHRERTIIVGFRGDLYPDPQFTFPDPPAHGPALARILEQNPDPKYTLSDHLWEYLQNYAEKHRAKGNGFGYGLVDPGRDRITRTLSARYHKDGSEILIRQEGRNPRRLTPGECRRLMGFPDWFTVPVSDTQAYRQFGNAVVPAVVRAVAEKVLEVMGNGQDIRGEKKLEHVQNTQQ
- a CDS encoding ATP-binding protein — its product is MNNGNVMGVFIGLESATYEYIANIIAPYQANFVLEIGDFLLIENMGTYIVSRVTEYRPTGELTAFMGQKWLGDVANNLDAIGMDIKEKKIRYAVRIKILGTLDRQSFRPGVTRIPNITSKVYKPSKDQLSEIIETVNRLQSNGREIGSLYSDKDIKIKFNISELNSKRTFVFARAGYGKSNLMKLISSGWPKGEGGLVIFDPEGEYAVTDNKQRPGIMDHREAILITNRRVDTTLRNVYPYMKLNLREFDPKFILPIIVNPSKHETVFFSKLMGMENEEWGNLVDLLFRDGWRADLAEVARIVTGSDEDPGNFQPVLNNLVSPIRSLHNPDSHLMAIITEAMRREEVVIVDISLLDSRTALQLSSMVVKSIFDHNQRHFTDQAKSLIKATFVVEEAQSVIGQDSNYTSFIELAKEGRKYGLGGIFITQQPGSIPFEILSQADNFFVFHLISRSDLESLRRANAHYSDDILTQILSEPIPGKCYMWTSFQPFVLPLSVNNFEEVVEPNRSTEVQKDSDLLSNIQSVTQNRNGNPVFASIISKYNAVEKDMAGLEINRRTIELFNRLDEREKAYLREEGQIQSRTKDNVEFAVKTRYYNSLGK
- a CDS encoding DNA double-strand break repair nuclease NurA; amino-acid sequence: MINPNDTDIENVRNLEKSLKSQISKLENLREEVRKLKFVPIDPIGSYISVTYKAIDGGKMKISFEPLEIDLIEVADSYGNLKMKFVLPKESDESDEKESDVIGEGNFLDEDPIVRKFLDMLGKKSVQEISEILNQSDTYMELSEWACIFERIANSSDDPIILMRDGLLRTKKIKAELIPNLWDILKEKKRLVRLVGVSKSSKVMTLLSTAISMEHVFPINSIGYVKIPRNLEVRAYRWSGKGKISETKNKIYYAFGDLYIAKLSRNSNLLVTVEIPRDLKNDKEIYSEREITELMAHLAKDSAYSYPVLGYPQTIMKAHEAAARVGFPASVVRDKIMDKLKEMLDAEGRDFMRDASVLTEFVNKGVLGGGYIDE